TCCAAGTTGTTGCTTTTGAATGTTCCCTGGGTTCTAACAGACTTTGGACAAACAGCGTTCTCCCATCATGCACCATGGACAAGGAACaatctttaaaatctttttaacTAGAAACATTCATTTCCATTAAgtggtggtcattttgtagaaaatgtgtgtgtgcttgtcttcattttgtgcatgtttatgctcattttgtgtgtttttggtattttttgtcagttgatggtcattttgtatcaatTGTGTGTCTGAggtcattttatgtgtgtttgtggtcatttaatgtatgtttgtggtcatttaatgtatgtttgtggtcatttaatgtatgtttgtggtcgttttatgtgtgtttgtggtcatttcatgtgtgtttgtggtcatttcatgtatgtttgtggtcgttttatgtatgtttgtggtcgttttatgtatgtttgtggtcgttttatgtgtgtttgtggtcatttcatgtgtgtttgtggtcatttcatgtatgtttgtggtcgttttatgtatgtttgtggtcattttatgtgtgtttgtggtcatttcatgtgtgtttgtggtcatttcatgtatgtttgtggtcatttcatgtgtgtttgtggtcgtttcatgtgtgtttgtggtcatttcatgtgtgtttgtggtcgttttatgtatgtttgtggtcgttttatgtgtgtttgtgggcatttaatgtgtgtttgtgggcatttaatgtgtgtttgtggtcgtttcatgtgtgtttgtggtcgtttcatgtgtgtttgtgggcgtttcatgtgtgtttgtgggcgtttcatgtgtgtttgtgggcgtttcatgtgtgtttgtgggcgtttcatgtgtgtttgtggtcatttcatgtgtgtttgtgggcgttttatgtgtgtttgtggtcatttcatgtgtgtttgtggtcgttttatgtatgtttgtggtcatttaatgtatgtttgtggtcgtttcatgtgtgtttgtgggcatttcatgtgtgtttgtgggcatTTCATGTAtgtttggtcgttttgtgcctatttatggtcattttgtatatttgtgtggTCATCTTGTGTCAAACTCCCAGAATGCCTCAGCACCCTTCTCACTTTCAGTTCTAGTAATTACCATCTAACCTCCACATGGTTGCTTTTGAATATTCCTCGTGTGCTAACAGACTTTGGTCAGAATCTTGAACTACAAACATTCACGTCCATTACTGAATTTGAACATCATAAAGAATACAGTGAAGGAGGAACGTCCGTGTTTCTGAAGAGGTCGCTGTCCTTAAACAGCTGTCAATCTGTTGTatggttttattgtttatttgtgtatcGTGTGTCCATTTTATACaacttttaaattttgtgtGGCGGCTACCTTGACCAGATCTCTCTTGTAAAAGACATCTCTAATCTCAATAGgacttcctggttaaataaaggtaaataacGTAATTTGTGATGGTCAGATAAAGGGACTCAGTCCAGATGTCATGTCATATATCTGCCCTGGTAATAAACCCTCTGTCAGTGagccattaaaataaaaacgttTTGAAATTAAGCTGGACTCGCACTAAGGGCTGTAATGTTGCTGTCAGCGGCAAGCTCCGTTTGGCACCAACAGACTTTAACCGTggtaatgtttgttgtttattggcTTAAATGTGCTGAAATAAGGTCAGCCGTGTTAACTTCTTGTCTCGTGTTCAAAGTTCTGTTTTAGCGAAGGTTGCACTGTATTTTGGTTGGACAGCTGTCAGCCTGCTGATTGTGTTCGCtggagaaaaaatacatttcgtGCTTTTGACACGCCAGTCCTGAATCTAAACTTATTCCATCTGCAGGCTGGAATCGACTCACTTGCAGCATTTACTGACTCATCTTCTTTTGAACCATGTGAAGTCAAATAAGCTCAGAAATTTTCATATAGAAGCATGTCTGTTTGCGTTTTATTCTCAGTTTACTATCCCCATAAAAcaagataagaaaaaaaaaacatgtttatagaGAAGGAAGATGACCTCAACATGATCAGCCACTAACCTGCTAAATATTGACTAAGCTTGAAACATCATTTGACAGCTGTCTTTAAGTATCACGTGGGTTTAATCCAAATATAACTGTACCTTTAGCAAAAATGGAAGAAGTCTCATTACATATTGACAACAGCTGCAACCTAAGGAAATAGTGTAAACATGCTTAGTCATAAAAATTAAGGTAAGTGTGAGCCAAGTGCTTAAAAGTGGAATTTCTCACATGCTGTTTCATGCAGCGCAGCCTGTAACTGTTGCTGCCACAAAGATCTCCTGTTCAGTGATTATTTGTGCTGGCCATGGCTCATATGTATGAATAGGCCCTTTCTTCTCGTGGGGATGTCTTACTCTGTACTTCAAGTCTCCAGTGTTCTCCTCCTGTCCCGTCCTAAGCAACGCCTCCCAGTCCCAGAGGATGAAATAATGTTGACACTGTTGGCTAAATGGTGTCATTGATTCAGGATTCAGGAGGGCGCGTCCAAATGCACGAGTCTGGCGTCATTTAAAGAcacagtattaaaaaaaaaaaaagacacagtaTGGAACTGATGTGGCTGAAGACATTCTTCAAAATGAAAAGCTCATGTCCTTCACACTGCAACTTCTTAATCTAAAGTGCCTTAAAAATGGAAGACCTTCCTAATATGGACATATTTTCAAACCTCCTGTTGAAAGATCTGTGTAAGAGTAATCAAGTCTGAACGCAGTCAATAAGAAAAGGCTTTACAGCATGGCTTAAAATGAAACAACTTATGATTGAAAGGAAACTAATTGTCTCAAAATACAACCTCTTATTGACAGCTGTAAACGTGGGAGTAGAGAAAGTTGTAGTTGAATGTATGTTCCCCTGCAGTTACACAAACAGGCTGTTGGTTACCGCAAATGTCCACTTAAGAGCATTTCTGTGGCAGCTGGAGAGTTAGCTGTGTTGCCCAGAGGCGTTTTTACGTGGCGGTTTCTCGGTAGGAggagagttttttttgtctcggcCATAGCTGCTGCTGTGGTCATGCAGTGTGGTTGTATGACATGGTAGATATACGTGTTGCAGGAATACAGACTCCCTTAAAATAGTATAACTATCTCTCATCTCAGAAGTTGAATTTGTGATGGTATTACAAATTTTTTAGTACCTTAGCAGAATCGCATATCACTTAGACTGATAATAGTGCTCAAGAAAGTAAAATCCTCGTTTAAAAGTGCATATTTTAGTAACTGCAAATattttgttacagtttttttaacataatattTTGTCAGCTTTGTTTTGGTAGCATACATAATGTGTTGCATTGTTATCCTCTCTTGACTAACAGAGCCACAGAAAGATCTGGGACAAGCATCTCAGGGTCCTAATTTGACCAGAGAACCAGCTAAACAGAGCCCAGCAGCTGCAGCCGATCCCAAGGCCACGGAGACGGAGCCCAAGGCCACGGAGACGGAGCCCAAGGCCACGGAGACGGAGCCCAAGGCCACGGAGACGGAGCCCAAGGCCACGGAGACGGAGCCCAAGGCCACGGAGACGGAGCCCAAGGCCACGGAGACGGAGCCCGAGGTCACGGGGACGGAGACGAAGCCCGAGGTCACGGGGACGGAGACGAAGCCCGAGGTCACGGGGACGGAGACGAAGCCCGAGGTCACGGAGACGGAGCCCAAGGCCACGGAGACGGAGCCCAAGGCCACGGAGACGGAGCCCAAGGCCACGGACCCCAAGCCCGAGGCCATGGAGACAGAGCCCGAGGCCACGGAGACAGAGCCCAAGGCCACGGACCCCAAGCCCGAGGTCACGGAGACGGAGCCCGAGGCCACGGAGACGGAGCCCAAGGCCACGGACCCCAAGCCCGAGGTCACGGAGACGGAGCCCGAGGCCACGGAGACAGAGCCCAAGGAGTCTACAACAAATCCTAAGGACCCCACAACAGCAGAAGTAGAAGCTCCTAAAGCGGACCAGAAAACAGGCACAGAAGTAAAATCAACTTCCACGCATAAAGGAGATTCTTCAATCACCGTGTTTGATTCCTCTGCAGGCAAACTGCCGCAAAATTCTGACGGTGATGCAAAATCAGATGAGACTGACAAAAATCGAGATGGCACTGAGGCAACAGAGGAACATGCTTCTTCTGCAACCACCCGGGTCTCCACTGTAGAATCTACCACTGCCTCTACTAAAGTCCAGGAAACAACAACCCCAATTACAGAATTCACACAGGCCGACTTAGATCTCCTAGACGCCGATGGCAAGGGACAAGGACCTCAGATCAGTAGCGAAGAAGACGAGGATGGTGAAGATGATGTTGATGACGAAAGCATAGATCCTGAGGAGTCTGACGGTTTATTATACGGAAATGCCGACCCCAAAGACCAAACGGAGAACGGGCGGCGGCAGCAGGCTGGGGAGATGGAGGCGCCCCGATATAAGGGAGTGGACAGCTACAACACAGAGGACGAGGACTCCCACTTCTTCTTTCACCTGGtcatcctggccttcctggtGGCCATCGGCTACATCGCCTACCACAACAAGAGGAAGGTCAGTGTTGGCATGGCAACAGCTGGGCAGCTGCTCAGGAAAAAGGGCAAAGATTATGATACAGTCCTGAGGCTCATAATAGTTGCACAGTAATTTTTTATAGCGTGATTGCAACTcccaaatttttatttttgtgaacttAAAATGTACCATCCCTGTACCAACCAAATAGtagtaaaactgaattaaatgatAGAAAATGAGTCACCAGTAACTACAAGAGTATGGCCCGACCAGTATGGATTTTTTGAGGCTGATTCCAATATTCGGCAGACAAAAATTCCGACAACTGATTAATCTGCTGATtagttaaaaatatatataataaataaatgaaatctttTTTGGTCCCTTAACACTTACAATGATATGAATTAcaagcagaacattttactgttttacaatgCTTTGTCCTGTAGAATTTGTTTAACTTTGcaacagagaggaattttcaacTACAAGTACATCCAACGAAGCATTAAACCTCTGGGAAATTAtataacctgaaaaaaaaagagtcgaTCTATAAATGAGTTATGAAATACGTCTGGCCTTGtacttcttgttgctgcaaattaGAGGTAGGTTATATTTATATGTGCTGTATATAAGCAACATAATGAGTGAAATCACTGCAAGACATTTCCGCAGCCTTCTACCCTTCATCATTAAATCACTTTTTCTCTACTCTGTTATTTCTTTGCCTTGAAGTCAGGACTCATATGAACCAAATAAAAACCAGGCCTGTTTGTCAGACGCACTAATAAAAGAATCCGCTGAGATTTGCATCGAATAAATGTAACctgttaaagaaaaaagatgatCAACTCATGATAATGTGCACAAAATCATAAAGTAATCAAGGCGGTCGAAGAAAAATAGCGGTCAACAAAAAATACGGCGGCGCAGCTCACCCCCTctcaatgaaaacatcaagacaGGTGAATAGATTTGCTTGATTGTCCCGCCCATATTCTGTGACCCTCTATCAGTCTGTTCAACATaatcacaaaataatacaataataaaacagTTCATTTGTGGCTCCTACAGGGCCCTATATAGGAGCATCTCAAATTCACAGTTTCAGTTTGAATTGTTGTAAACTGTTattcagaaaaatgtaattgaaatgggacattttccaaaaatgttgcaatATTGTAGACTAAACTTTTGATTAATTGACAGAAGGATCAATATAATATTGAAACACAGTCCTGGAAAACATTACATGATTTTGTTATTTCTAGCTTGATAAGACGCACTAATGCCTTGTTGTGTCTTTATTTACACATCCAGGAGAGCAGAAATGAGTGCCCAGTGTTTCCATTATCCATTTATTGGATTTATAAATGTGTAAATCTCCAGATTGGGGTTAGGAATCAGGATTTTACTGACTCATTTAATGCACTGTTTATCTTTCTCTGCAGCAAAACCTCACAAATTACATGCAGTTCTTTACACAGACAAAGGATTAGATATTCTAAGATGAATACCCTCGGCACTGCACTCCTTAATAGTTTTCAGAGATGATGTCTGGTGATTTGTTCTGTTCACCGCAGAACAAACTACGATCATGTATAATAGAATATATTATGATCAAATGCAGCAGAAGCAGGagttctctctctgtttctgagtcTGTAGAGGAAggttttttattgtatattttgctTCTGCATAGAAATTCGGATTCCAATTATGCcgtcttttcatcttttctgctCGACTTTCAACCGAGAAATAATTTTGCTTGATCAGCACATGTACATCCGTCACATTAATTTGATTTCTATCTggatttttgcttcttttctcccctttttttttaatttttttttttttttagatcttcCATCTCGCACATAACCGACGCTGGAAGGACAGTTTATGTTCCCGCAACACCGTGGAGTATCGCCGCCTGGACCAGAACGTCAACGAGGCCATGCCGTCCCTCAAGATGACCCGAGACTACATTTTTTGATCCAGAAGAAGAACGTGTCCAAACCTGCACCGAGCCCGCCGGCCCTCCTGCCTGGTCGTTGTCCAGATGCCGTGCTTTGTCGTGGAGCTTAATCGATGCTTTCTCCTGCTTTCCAGGCCGGTCAGAGAGCAGGAGATGTTTGTCTTTGAAacagaattcttttttttttttttttttttggtctgcatagagatttttttcattctggGTCATTCTTGTttgttatattattttttgaatattttgccTTTATTCTAAATTAATAACTTCTTGCTaattaatttgactttttagtctttgtatttgtcttttttgggggTTGGTTCAGCCTTATGGTCCCTTTAcacctgtttttgttgttcttcttgtcttaatatttttaatactCAATTTAAAAGGTGGAAGAATTACAGCTTGATTAACTTTTGGATCATAATATAAAGCCTGATGATGAGATTTTGGTTATTTACCTGAAAATTAATGATGGATTTCTCTCTCAGCAGTTAGCCAAGATAAGAGTTGATACACAAAGCACTTCCTGTGTCATGCATACTTTTAAATTGTTAAAGTGTAAGTGTGCAGACAAAGCAGCAATCTATCCACACATGTGTGCTTACATTTATTCATAAATATGCAGTCATTCCAAGAACTCCTCATTAgtctgctttgaaatggcttcTGTTGGGGGGAGAAAAAGTGCTTTAAACTGCAAAATACTACTTTATATAAACTTTATGACACtcagttttttcttctctgacagAAATCCACTTTTCACAGAAATTTAAAAACCGTCTTTCAGCTGTTTCTGATTCCACCTTTGCTGTAATAGCCTTATTATGATTTAGAAATCTGCTACGCATTAAACATGAAGTCAGGGAGGGTGACTGCTCTTCAGGTGAGGGGTAATGTCCTGTGCTGAAGCCATTTAAATGAAGACAGATGCTGTATATTGTTCAGGTTAGAATGTACTAATATAATATATGGAAGAAGCTTTTATTGCcagatattttttctttgttcatcAGTTTAGCTTGTCTTAACGCGGCACCTCTTGTACTTCTACTGCCCAGATTTTGCTATGCAGAAATCCTGCGGCTGGGCCTCTTTGTTTTATGACTTCGGTGAAGTCTCTATCGACACATAATCATTGTGGCGTTCCCTCGTGCTCACACAGTAGTTTAGTTCCTTCCTGTCGAggtattttgttggactgctgTCTGTCAGAAACTTTGCACCCTCCTTGTTTCCTCACGAGCATcaaaaacgcacaaaaacaagaacagacCACATTGTTTTATTCGTCACAGCCACTTCTTGTTTCTTCTGCCGTCTCATGCCTTCGGTTGAAATGCCACGTGAgtctacatatttatcagtctCTTGTCTTCAGCCGTCTCGTCCGTGTTCAAGGTAAACTTTGGGTGGATTGATTTGCACTGTGCTCTTCAGCCATGCCAGCTAGAATAGAAGTGGAGAAGGTTCCCTGTGTGAAGGTGATGGATCAACACTGCTCTTGCAATCAACAGTAGAAAcaatctctttttcttttttttgtcaataaagCACAAGTTGTGTAAATCCTCCCTTTGTAATTTGTGTGATTGATGCTTTCTTTGACTGGTGGGAGAGATACATTGAAAATACTGTGGTGACAAATACTTTGGAGTCAGTTTTTGAAAGTGCTCATGTCATAGAGGATTTTTATGTGATAAATatccagtgtaactgtgctGAAGTGTGTTGAACCACTTTGACGTCCTTTCATCCTAACAGACTTGTAGATTTTCTCCTTTCATTACAGCTAACACTGGCTGAACTGAAATGTCGTTAAAAGCAGATTAAAGGTTTAGATTTTAGAACAAAAATCCTCATTTAGCAGAAGAAAAGGATCTTCTAGCATTCACAAAGGTTGCTACGgaccgtagcctgtggactacggatacggcactttccatttgccaatcagatacgcgagatctggtcacgtgactcccggtagacgctagaggtacggacccgtagcatcggtactacaggtacggaccctaaacctgaccctaacactaaccataaccttaacctttgcttacctttcaacagtttgcagtagttagcagcttcttgactcgtgagagactcgcgtacgggtccgtatctgtctggcaaatggaaagtgccgtatccatagCCCACAgactacgggtacgggtccgtatctgtagataCTACCATTCACAAAGATGGAATAAAAGCTAATTCTCCACCTGGCCTACAATGGCAGCCTCCAATATCAGGAGGGTCAGTATagaattgagggacttttgaagtttaGGGGAtttatcttgcatacatttttgttaaaagtaaaacaaactgatgttttttatgttcattatgatcatgtctttacaaattccacaattatttatttaaaaaaaacaatcacttaGTAAAAATGACTCGTCACTAAAATGCCAACTTGATAACTGTTCGAATTTAATAACCACCACCTTCTAAATTgctaaacaataaaatgagtagtcaaaaatagttttgtgttctttttattaagttgagataattgtaacatatttcttttttggcaatatatcaaattttatatggaaaataacaaatttgatcattttcaactaagttccccgttacaaaaacacctctccgggaagtgtgttaattccagatcacatgacctgctccacatgatgtcatttcctcctgaagaaaagactggaagactccaaggctttctgacttatttaatataaagtaatgtgtgagtcaagtgtggattcaTCACATGTCAACAGgcttactacaatatctttataaataactttcaatttcactcaGCTGCACATATAATATTTAGGAATCTTTCTCTAAACtcccatgtggtgtttggttataggcggccatgttgattttaggcctgaaaacagcaaaaatgtcaactatgatgcAAAAAGCCCTGctattatatattgacccaggagctgaaacataaaaactacaaactCCACCACAAGGAGGCGCTATGCACACGCAAATGAGTGCATCAGACAAACGCTGGAAAAGTGTTTCTCACCCGATTTTCTGGTGTCTTTCAACAAATTGAATGATGACAGAGTGGCACCACatactgagagagagagacaaggcAGCCAGCCTGCGTGAGTGTTTGTGACTGACTCCACATCAAAACGTTGCTGGAGCAAAATAAAATAGTGATtttgcaattgttttttttttcccccaccgaTTTCCCTCTCAGTATGACATATCAGCATAATAAAGGAGaatttgagctaaaatgcttccaaggcttttgtattttttctaacAACGTGCAGCGGGAACCATATGTGTCATGATTACCAGGAGAAAAGCAGAATCTTAAAAGTCACACAACACTGCTGAGATGGGCTTTCAAGGCAGCAATAAGTACTTAAAAACAGTTTATTATGGCACATAGGCCTTTTAAAGTTGGTTAACAGCAGCAAGTGACAGGACAGATGGAGGCGGGGAGAAAGAAAGACGAAGTTGGACATCCATATCTTTGTCTGGTTTTGATTAGTGGCTGTTAGTCCTGATCTACCACACTGGAACATGTCACCCAGTCAGAAAGCAACGATTTCTTATTAAATCATCCGACCATAGTCTAAACTGCTGCACAAGACAAAGGAATATACAGTGCACACGCAGAAAAAAAGCTTATCACCTCCAAAGTGTTAactgttttggatttttaaattttttttttttatcatgtatGGCTGAAATTAGAATCAGCAGACAATATTATCTGCCAGCTCAAAGCGAAGTTTTCAAAGAAGGGATAATCTTATATGAAATTAAGCTAGCAAAAGCACCTAAAGCAATAAAGACGAGATAACAAGATACATCGGATGCCTCCTGAGCAGGATTTTAAAGTTATATCAGGCAAAAGAGGAACTTAATTCACATTATTAAACAggattttattctttaaaactatatcatgagaaaaatgagactaaaaagTGCAGTTTTTGATTGAATCTATCAGAGACAATCGTATGCTATGAAGTTAACTTGGACAATTGGTatgcatttaaacatttttaatatgacATGGCTGTTTTTGCAGAAAGCTGTGTGAAAGGTGACACGTTGAAGCCCTTTGTGTTCTATCAGAGCCTCCTTTTTCAAGACGCTGAGCTCGTACCGGCTTCTGCATCTCAAACCTTGTTGCATAAAAGCATCCGTCGGGTgcctgaaaatgtaaaaacctgCAGATGAAAAAAGCAGGGAAGTGATGGCTGCTGGCTGCATGTCATCAGCAGATAAGATAACCAGGCTTTGTGGATATTTGTACAACGGTGTGCTGGGGGAATCTATCCGAGAGACAGCAGCAAATGAAATCTACCAGCCAGAAAATCTCACAACTACTTTTGATCACTCGAGGGTGAAAATCATGACAATGGTTATCCGGTGGCTTTTGAAAAGGGGGTTTTCGAACTTTcataagaattttttttttctctcatcatAACATCCTTCTGTCAGAGTTTCTGAAAATACAAAAGGGTAACAGTCACTTTCAAGACTGATTTATTAGAGCATGTGCGTAACAAAGCAGTCAGTGTAAATGGATCTTTCCAGAATGGGTCTAAGATGTAGCTACAATTTCTCCAAAATAATTTGGTGAAGTGCCTTGTGGTTTCTTGAAACAACTCAACTAGAAATACATTGACATTAGGCCTGTATGCACACTGTCTACAtcgggggtgtcaaacatgcggcccatgggccaaaaccggccctccagagggtccactctggccctcaaagtgtaaaaattacagagcagacaataactgaaaaatgtaaatttgtaaaatgataaatttaaaacaatttctaGACCAGTTATTTCGATCATAAAGTAAATtattagattgttcattgttttttttttgtcattttttaccttgtttttgtgatattttgtcttatttttgttgttttttgtcttttttgtcagatttttgttgtttgtctcatgtttttgttgttttgtttcacgcttttgtcattttgtgtctcattttttgtctcttgttttgtttctgttatttgtctgttttttatataattttgtttccttgtttttgtcatttttgtaatactttgtcttgtttttggtctcacttttatcgtttgtctcatgtttttgtcgctttgttttttgtttttcttgttttgtttcctttttgttattttttcattttgtgtttcactttatttgttgtttttttctcgttttgtgtcttatttttgtctcatttgtgttgttttgtccatttggttgtcgctttgtgtctccaCATTTCAGGTTCTTcagaatgttttgcaaaaagataattcattacatgtgaacattttcagaacatacttttttgcactaaaaaaagaaagatttggagttgtatgctctgattttactggtgtgGCCCGATCTATACGTGTTTTTGTCTCTAATAACTTCACATGTTGCATATAATCTCACATTAGCAGGCAAAACCTTTGCTTCAGTTAATTACAGCAAACAACCCTTAAACAGCAGCACATTTACCGCTCACAAACTTCTTCCTCGGCTCGGTACAAAACACAGCAAGGCAACCTAAGGCAATGCTCGCTTTACTGGAATAATTCACACAGCTGGAATATATCTTGGACCAGTCAGGCTGCTTGTGTGAAACCATCCATCAAGGACAATTCTGACAGGTATCGACCGATCTGGCCTCTCTGTaataatttctgtattttcagcATTGCCTGGATTAGGCCGGCCTGCTTTTTATAACCCCATTCCGGCAGGTAtccgttattttttttttccacgtaCGTCGATATATTGAGCTGCAGGAGACCTGGAGGTGTAGCAGATAAAACAGTTGGGTAAAGGCCAGAGCTTATCAAAGCACACGCTGTTGTGATCAGATCATGCGGTCCGGCCTATTAGCTGCCTCCTGAACAGGAGAGGTCAAGGGGAAGACAAACACCGATGAGTCCTGCTTGAGGGAAAGACAACTTTGCATTTCAACCCCGTGCATGTTTGCATGTAAGTTTGCTATATAACATACTGTGTCATACAGGAAAATTAAAAGGTATCATCCACAAACCAAAGTATTGGACAAGCCAGTTCAGCGGGGTTTTTAGCATCTCCTTTTGCAGGAAATACAATGCTGTCGCTACAGTGCCTCATGCTCTTTGTGATTTATGGTACATTAGAAGCATTTTTATGAGGACTTTGGGAAATTATTTTTTGGAAAGGAAAGTAAATTACTATCTCCCTTCATCAGCTCTCATGAAAACGCCCTTGACCCCCAACTGATCCCATTTAAACAGTCAGCAGTGACCCAGTAACACAGAGGTCACAGTGTGCAGCcctcagcatgtgtgtgtttcgtCTCATTCTTCTCTCAGTCTCATACTGATGGACacaaaatagaaattaaaaagtACTACTCATAACAATAAACTAAAATGTCTGGGATTTCTCTCATTGTGACATTTATATGTG
This genomic stretch from Acanthochromis polyacanthus isolate Apoly-LR-REF ecotype Palm Island chromosome 17, KAUST_Apoly_ChrSc, whole genome shotgun sequence harbors:
- the c17h5orf15 gene encoding keratinocyte-associated transmembrane protein 2 isoform X5 yields the protein MATCGNMGRSRRNICAFSVAIFVLMLSSGCLSAPVEEPQKDLGQASQGPNLTREPAKQSPAAAADPKATETEPKATETEPKATETEPKATETEPKATETEPKATETEPKATETEPEATDPKPEAMETEPEATETEPKATDPKPEVTETEPEATETEPKATDPKPEVTETEPEATETEPKESTTNPKDPTTAEVEAPKADQKTGTEVKSTSTHKGDSSITVFDSSAGKLPQNSDGDAKSDETDKNRDGTEATEEHASSATTRVSTVESTTASTKVQETTTPITEFTQADLDLLDADGKGQGPQISSEEDEDGEDDVDDESIDPEESDGLLYGNADPKDQTENGRRQQAGEMEAPRYKGVDSYNTEDEDSHFFFHLVILAFLVAIGYIAYHNKRKIFHLAHNRRWKDSLCSRNTVEYRRLDQNVNEAMPSLKMTRDYIF
- the c17h5orf15 gene encoding keratinocyte-associated transmembrane protein 2 isoform X12 is translated as MATCGNMGRSRRNICAFSVAIFVLMLSSGCLSAPVEEPQKDLGQASQGPNLTREPAKQSPAAAADPKATETEPKATETEPKATETEPKATETEPKATETEPKATETEPKATETEPEATDPKPEVTETEPEATETEPKATDPKPEVTETEPEATETEPKESTTNPKDPTTAEVEAPKADQKTGTEVKSTSTHKGDSSITVFDSSAGKLPQNSDGDAKSDETDKNRDGTEATEEHASSATTRVSTVESTTASTKVQETTTPITEFTQADLDLLDADGKGQGPQISSEEDEDGEDDVDDESIDPEESDGLLYGNADPKDQTENGRRQQAGEMEAPRYKGVDSYNTEDEDSHFFFHLVILAFLVAIGYIAYHNKRKIFHLAHNRRWKDSLCSRNTVEYRRLDQNVNEAMPSLKMTRDYIF
- the c17h5orf15 gene encoding keratinocyte-associated transmembrane protein 2 isoform X15 — translated: MATCGNMGRSRRNICAFSVAIFVLMLSSGCLSAPVEEPQKDLGQASQGPNLTREPAKQSPAAAADPKATETEPKATETEPKATETEPKATETEPKATETEPKATETEPKATETEPEVTETEPEATETEPKATDPKPEVTETEPEATETEPKESTTNPKDPTTAEVEAPKADQKTGTEVKSTSTHKGDSSITVFDSSAGKLPQNSDGDAKSDETDKNRDGTEATEEHASSATTRVSTVESTTASTKVQETTTPITEFTQADLDLLDADGKGQGPQISSEEDEDGEDDVDDESIDPEESDGLLYGNADPKDQTENGRRQQAGEMEAPRYKGVDSYNTEDEDSHFFFHLVILAFLVAIGYIAYHNKRKIFHLAHNRRWKDSLCSRNTVEYRRLDQNVNEAMPSLKMTRDYIF
- the c17h5orf15 gene encoding keratinocyte-associated transmembrane protein 2 isoform X22; protein product: MATCGNMGRSRRNICAFSVAIFVLMLSSGCLSAPVEEPQKDLGQASQGPNLTREPAKQSPAAAADPKATETEPKATETEPKATETEPKATETEPKATETEPKATETEPKATETEPEVTETEPEVTETEPEATETEPKESTTNPKDPTTAEVEAPKADQKTGTEVKSTSTHKGDSSITVFDSSAGKLPQNSDGDAKSDETDKNRDGTEATEEHASSATTRVSTVESTTASTKVQETTTPITEFTQADLDLLDADGKGQGPQISSEEDEDGEDDVDDESIDPEESDGLLYGNADPKDQTENGRRQQAGEMEAPRYKGVDSYNTEDEDSHFFFHLVILAFLVAIGYIAYHNKRKIFHLAHNRRWKDSLCSRNTVEYRRLDQNVNEAMPSLKMTRDYIF
- the c17h5orf15 gene encoding keratinocyte-associated transmembrane protein 2 isoform X25 → MATCGNMGRSRRNICAFSVAIFVLMLSSGCLSAPVEEPQKDLGQASQGPNLTREPAKQSPAAAADPKATETEPKATETEPKATETEPKATETEPKATETEPKATETEPKATETEPEVTETEPEATETEPKESTTNPKDPTTAEVEAPKADQKTGTEVKSTSTHKGDSSITVFDSSAGKLPQNSDGDAKSDETDKNRDGTEATEEHASSATTRVSTVESTTASTKVQETTTPITEFTQADLDLLDADGKGQGPQISSEEDEDGEDDVDDESIDPEESDGLLYGNADPKDQTENGRRQQAGEMEAPRYKGVDSYNTEDEDSHFFFHLVILAFLVAIGYIAYHNKRKIFHLAHNRRWKDSLCSRNTVEYRRLDQNVNEAMPSLKMTRDYIF